A stretch of DNA from Glycine max cultivar Williams 82 chromosome 18, Glycine_max_v4.0, whole genome shotgun sequence:
TAAGGTTATTCAACAATATCAACCAACCCCTCCCAAGCCCAACACATGTTTATGAAAGTTAAGTGCTTCACTTAAGTAAAGGGTTATCATTTACTTATTTTTGTGTTAAGATCTGTCTATCCTACCTCTATTGGAAAGCTGTTGATTGGTGCTTGTAGCATAGCGCTTCTCTTCTTCATAGTAAGCATTGAAACCTAAGATatccttaattttttcaaaagatgACATGCTTCCTGGAGGAGGAATACGGCCACCTCGAATGGCAGTGAGTGAATCCTACAAATGCAATCATAGATATTATTTGTCtgcaaataataaaatgataacaatactttgaaaagaaaaatcagaaaAGGGTGAAATAGGTTTTAAAGAACAATGAGTTCATGTTGAACAGTTAGGCTTATTATAAAGGAGTTAAAAGGTAAAGGTACAATTCATCTAATTAATGACACTCTCAGTTTGTGTAACTCACCACTCTCTTATTTTGCACTCATTCCTAGTAGGTTTGTCTTTGGCAGGGCTCCAGCATATTTATATAGGTTGGTTTCTTTTATTTCCCTTTGGAGCTTTAGTTAGGCATTATGATGTTTTGGTATATTATCACATTTGAAAGTACAACTTGTTTTGGTATATCAGTTTGCCAAACATACTATTGTGATGGATAGGATTGGCAGGCATTCTGGTTAACTTAGTATTGGCTGCAGTCAAGAGGAGTGATGTATTACTAAAAACAAATCATTAAACAAACAAGTACTTGTTAGCACGTCTCATGCCTCAATCCTGAATATGAAGAGAAGTGACCTGCATTGCTCGTATAGAAACCCCAACCAATCTCTTCAAGCTCCATAGGATTAAGTATCGGTGTCTTGCCACCTCCTTCAAGCATATTGGCAGCTGATTCATATCGGAAGAGGCCACCACCCTCTGCCTCTGCCCGTACCTTCATTCCTCACTTTCTTACTTCAATTCTCCACAATTGAGGGACttagtgaaaaaataaatattaaattttacaaaaaatgatgaagaaataatttgaaaatgtaaattattttgatttgaacTGAATTACAcagttttaatgaatttattttcataCATTATTGATAAGTCATTGATGAAAAGGTCAACAATTTTATTGTACctgacaaatttattattattagatgatCATGTAAAAAAGGTCTTTACATCTTAACTGCaatttaattgatataaaaagaatattacTGTAATATATaacaagtttaaaaaataacaaattatgtGAAGAAAGAAAATACGACCCTATTTAACACTTATTGATTActgtttttaaaagtaattttttgttttaacaaataaaaaaatgtctgataaaaattattttattttaaagtttgaatcaactttcaaaattctattttaaaaaataaaataagtttaatacATCTTCAAAGcctttatgtttgtttttgtccTATAGTAAACCTTTAAATGTTTGGAAATTGTGGCCACCCTAACCTCCGCCGTGTGCGAAAAAATCACCTTCAACCTCATTCACTCCGTCTACATCGGCATCCACAAACATGCATCCTTGACGACAAGCATGAAAAAGTCAATTTTGTCATCGTTAACTGGTTGAGCAACCTTGCCATTTATCACGAAATTTACTCCATGATTAATTAGACGggtcttatttattttgataaaatactACTAAACAGACAGACATTAAGATCGATATTCATCATTCGGTATTGAACAATGAACATATCCCAAAGACAGTTAAAAGTAGCTGAGAATAAAAGTAGACTGATATCATCACACAGTACAAGGGCTGTTGTTTAAGATTGGTCTCTCCAACCtctgttataatttttaaggcTGGTGATTGGTGCTTGTAGCATAACGCTCCTCTTCTTTATAATAAGAGTTGAAACCTACGATGTCCTTGATTTCTTCAAAAGATGGCATGCTTCCCGGAGGAGGAACAGCGCCTCCTTTAATAGCAGTGAGTGCATCCTGCATTGCTCGTATGCAAACCCCAATCAAGGAAATTGGATAAATAGCAAGTTTATAACCAACGTCTTCAAGTTCTTGAGGACTAAGTATAGGCGTTTTGCCTCCTCCTTCAAGCATATTTGCCTAAACAAGTTAAGAATTTCCTTAATTATGCCATAATAACAAAGCCAGCAAGAATTGAAATTCAGAATACATACGAGTTTGGGAAGATGGGGAGAAAGTTGACAGAGAGCTTTCATTTCTTGAACCGAAGCGAGTGCGTCTATGAAAAGAACATCGGCCCCAGCATCCCCATAAGCCTTGCACCTCGTCAACGCTTCCTCCAAGGACACAGCTTGCCGAGCATCCGTGCGCGCCACAATCACAATGTCAGACCCACTCTCTCTTCTCGCATCCACGGCGGCTCTAATCTTCATAACGCCCTCCTCTCTCGGTATCACTTTCCTCCCGCGCGTGTGCCCACACGCTTTCGGCGCAATCTAATCGatccaattaattaattatggaaAAACCATGATCATCGGAGATTAAACAAAACTTACCTGGTCTTCCAGAATGATTCCTGCGAAACCGGCGGCAATGAAACCCTTGAcggttcgcttgaggttcatGGCATTGCCGTAGCCGTTGTCGGCGTCGCCAATGACGGGAATGGAAACGGCTTGGGTGATGAGTTGGCCCTGCTCCAGCATTTCGCCGTAGGAGATGAAGCCGGTGTCGGGCAGAGCCAACCTGGAAGCGGCGATGGAGAAGCCACTGGTGATGCAGTAGGGGAAGCCAGCGGATTCTATGAGCTTCGCACCCAGAGCGTCGAAACAGGCTGGCCCCTGGTGAACCCCTGGTGTCTCGAGGAGTCGCCGAAGCACCTTCACTTTCTCCATCCCTATCCCTATCCCTATCCCCTCGCAACCCGCAAGGATAATATTATAAGGGGAAAAGGTTGCtggggctttttttttttattattatttcgtgtttataaaaattgaattatttttttactataaaaattatgttaaaagatAATGAGATAAAATGTgcagaattttttaattattcttatagattttttacaatttacttatatatattcttCTTTCACCCATCCAAGGTAGAATCATTATATGTGACAATTATTCATGAGTATttaaggtaactttaaaaactTCCCACGCCGGTTCATCCATGCATTCTatgatatttcttatttattttaccccttccatttctttctcttcattcCCTATTCATGTCACAATAATTTCCAATAATCAAAGCCAACCTTAATTGAGGACAGATAATTAACAACATACTGACTGAAAAATTGGCTATTGATCTCCAGATGATTTCTCAAAATTACATCTAACGAAACTTAGAGAATCCTTTAAATTACAAGACATGTGAACAAGAGCAGCATTTGAAGGATCATTTGCTTCTTGGATTGCAATCTTGCAGGAGCTGCCAATACATAATAGATTTAGACTAATCTCCATTCTCTTGAGGATACTTTTCCTCATTGATTTTCTGTGTATGAATCTGTAGGTCTATACTAAGCTACCCATGTTTTTGAGCTTCCAGCCGCAGTTCCTTTGCTATGATTTCCTGAATTGGCTTCCTCATCTTGTTTGACTGCAGGGCCAAGATCAACGATGGCAGCATTTGGAGGGTGCTGATCCTCATCTATGTCCCCTCTGCAATAAGAAGAAATACCATAGTGAAAAAAAGACTCAATCTATTAGAAATATTATAGGATACACGAGTCTCCGTTTCCTGAATCAAGTTAGAGAGGAAAACTAAATGTGAAACAACGGCTTTTGAGAAGCACAAGACTAGACCTACAACAGCTGACTGACTATTTTTAATTGTGAAAAaacctttaaaatataaaatcatggaTTATTGAAATTATCCTTGACCTTGAGCCAATGGGACATCCATATATGTCTTTTTTTAATACTACTGTGTCAATACgtcatgaaagaaaaatagaaattcaGCAAGCAAGGAATCCTGCCACAAATAGATGCAGAAACCAATAAATTTGGAATAGCTCAATTTCCCTTACTAGGCACACATCTAAATCAACATAAACTCCCATCACCATTGGCAAAGCACGTGGTACCAAGCTATGCCCACGCTTCAAATATAAATGTGTGGTTAATGCTCATCGATACTCAATGTAGAGGTCAACTTATCATCATAACATGCTAGAATCAGCagaattaattagaaataattcaattttagaaaatcctcaaagaacatctcaacgGAAACTATATGAGAAGAAAGTGCAACAATACGTACCCTGAATAGATTATGAGCCCAATGGTAACGGCACCAAATGACACAAAGTACATCCAATCAACCTGGAAAGCATAGTTAGCTCTATAGATGTTAGCACGTTGAAAGCGGTTCACATTTCATAGGAATTTCTAAGTGGGAAAAAATAACAAGGTTGTAACATTACTATCAGACCTTCTCATGGTAAGCAAAAATGCGAATTAAGACAGCCCACATGTCTGAGGTCAACAGAGACAAATTTAGCATGGTAGAACCATTGATCTGTAACAAAACAAGAGAGCATATTTAACAATACTACATTTCAGTGAAAGCTGGATAGTGGATATTTATCATCCGTCTCTTTCTGTTAAGCTAAACTATACCAAGAATGTTCAGAGGGAAAAGTGGCACGAGAAAGATGCCATTGCCGGTTGGACATTTATAGGCTATAGAATAAGTTAAATTTCTCCAATGCTAAGAAAGAATTTCAAGAAATTTGATGGGTTATAAACTTTTCAAAGTActacataattattaaattgttttggtTCAGAATTAAAATCGGTGtaaaaaaagatagagaaacactcggaaagagagagagagattaaaaCCAAAGAACTGCATCCTAgagttttttaatcaattattttgattaattccatctattttatttttggtacaaTCATTTTATTCCACAGCCATAgtaacaaatataatttcttaaaaaatatattcagaaTAGCTATGGTTTGAATCCACACCTTAAGTAGAACAGGGACTAAAGAGTAAAACATAAACATGGCCACTGCAAATCCAACAAAAGGAAGCGCCTGAAACCAACATTGAAAGAAATGAATATGAATGATGATGCTTACAGGTAGCATCACTGTTGAGAGCTTGTTGTGACAACATATATAACTTGATATCAGACATCCTAGTTAAAGTGAAATTCTATCGTTTACTCGACCACAGTGAGAGAGTGATAAAGAAAGCTTACCGCCTCTGCCGACCAATGAATAGATTTAAGTTCATTGCGCTCAAGTATGCTTCtgtaataataattaaggataCAACAAGAAAAAGATGCAATAATTCTAGTCAAAGgacataagtttttatttttccttgattAAATCTATGTGAATTACAATCAAATCACAACActcttagaaaaataattaattgattttaaaaacttgaagtaggaacttaattaaaatctcctaaaaaaataattaaaatagcaTTTCGTTCACCTGTGACTACAACTCGATCCATTTAACATTTCAAAGTAAATTCCCAAATCAAAATCCACAGTACAGTATAATTATGACCCAGAACAATTTGTTAAATCACTGAGCAAACCAATATTATTTGgcataaaaattgaagttagATGCTTTAGTTATGCAACAGAACAAGCATCTATTGAAAGGCCAAACAAATATGATCATGTATAAAACAATAAATCCTGGAAGGAATGTTTGAGCCTCGGCAACTACTCCCAAATAGATTCCTCTGTGCAAATTTAATGGGAGAAATAGTTTGAAGAATGTACAGCACCTTTTAATAAATCTAAGACAAAAATCAGAACAGAAAGATCCCATAGTCCTCCTAATGTAATTAATTTGAAGGATACATTTGAATGGCACTGATAATGCCACCAGAGAGACCTAACATTGCCATAAGCTCAACTCTATCAGCATTTTTCACAAGAAATTCCTGCAATGTAAAagaaataacaacaacaaaatgaagaTGACACATACTGAAACACTAATATAAGCAGGCATGTGAAATACTAAATAAGAATTTACATTTAGGACAGAAAGCACACCCTTTGAATAGCAATCAATATTTTCAATAGTAATTAgtgagtatatatttttattttcttgtgcaATGCTATCAACTGCTCAATTGTTGCAAAATGCTTTAAAGCAGAAGTACAATCAGCTTACCTCACTGACATTACTGATTGCATACAAGGTAGCACCAGCAATAACAAGAAGGTCCCCTTTACGAGGATTGCTTCCACCTATAACAGGTGAATATGACATCAAACAACTACCATAAATGGAATTATGCATGTTACTGATGATATTAAATATAGGATGAAAATTTATTAGTTGCATGGTTTCTAAGGATAAAGATATGGAACACTAGCACACGTGCTTTTTCAAAGTGCTTGAGAGGGTGTATATATTGTTcaagtataaataaaagatattgatGTCAGTATGCAGTACATAAAAAAGCCACCCACCTGCACGGTCACCTGAATGAACGTCAGAAAACACAACCAAGACAAGGCCAGCAACGCAAACAACTACACCGGTAATCTTTTTGaatctatattttgttttcaagaAAAGCCATGTAAGAAGCATGACGGACGGAATTGACCAGCAGTCAAGCAGCATCACACTTGTAAGTGAGGTGTATTGGTATGCCTTCACAACTGTTCGGTAGATGAGAATTAGTTTAGATATTATTGCAAGTGAGATCATCTAAGTCAACATATGACTTGCTTCATTTTAATAGATAGGAAGAGTCCAATAAATATACAAGAAAGGATGGTCGCATTTGAGTAATTTCTATTGGATATTAGAATTTGGAATGTACATGTTAGTCATATGACCAACGATTGTTTGAGCAGactgcatataaatatattaatttcaccTATGTTTTATATTTAGTATTATGTCTCCAGCATCATGAAACACTTACCAAGAAAATTTGCTTCTACATCAACCAATCCGAGAATTATATAATAGTACCATTTTGCCTGTGTTAGAAGCATATGAAGTTAGTGAAGTTGTcatcaaatgtttttatttagagGAAAACAGAGTAAAAAATAGCAAAACAGCTGATCTTCCTGAAAAGCAGCACTCTCACAGTCTCTCCGTAAAgcagaaataaaagaatatcaTTTCTTTTGCTCAAAAACCATAAAGCCATTATATAAGTACATGACATGTTTTTACccacttaaaaaaattgcagATTGGTGGAATAGTTGGAGCATCTAAACATCGGTAGATCAGAAATCTAAAGAATTATCCCTTCCTAGCAATAATTTTAGTACCAGAAAGAAAGGGAGATTTGGAGAACAGTAGTTTTACAATAGAAGGAGAAGCATAAGGAGTTTAACTTTAGATCACGGCTGAAATGTTCTTGCCATCAATCTCTTTCAATCCAATAACAGACTTAatcttaaataaagaaaaaagaaacattgcATCATATATTTGCAAATAATAAAATCCTATTGAGAATAGTATTATAACCTTGAGTGCTTTCCTTCGATAGAGGAGAATAGTTCCATAGACAAGAGACAAGAACACATAGTTCAGAAACGACTGTGAAGTAGGAGCATTAATTCCtacaataatgaaaaaaagaattataaatgaaaattggcacgagaatgaaaaaaaatagtagtagtagtagtagttgaATATACCTTTTTTAGCCAATTGAGAAGAAGTGAAGCCGGTGGAAGtgatgagaagagaaagaaactgTCCCAAGCCAAGACCTATCAACGTGTTTGGGGTCCAAATCCTGCCAAAGTCGAACATCATATTTGCCAACTCAACTCAACAGAATGAAAGAAACGTtatttagaagaagaagaagaagaaaaggaatgtGTATTGGGTGGTTGAGAGTGTGAAACCAAACCAAAAAGCATACTATTGAATTTGAAGCTCCCGCGATTGCACCATTGACCTTTATATACTACAATTTTATGATTAACACCCTCTTTGAGCCGCGCAACGTGACAAAATTCCACAGCCAGCAAGCTACAAAAAATGTTGGACCATTATCGAATatggttaattaattatttgtaatagacacattaaaaaattaattaattttactttgctGTTACACAAGTAATGATTAGTAGATAAATAATGTTATTCCCACCACTTATTGTTATCTCTCTCTTTGttgtcaaatatatttttgataaaaaataatttaatgtacacagataatttaaatatacacCTCAGACacataaatttcattaaaaacgtATTTGTATTGCCGTTTCAAATCTGATAGCACAAGTCACATACACTTTCACTACAgaagtaaagaaaaatatattttgaaaatgataatacaaacacacactaaacTCAAAGTCAAATGCACAGTCAGTACTACAAGATCAAAAAGGAACCTAATTAAGTAAAGTGTTCAGTGGCAAAAAGGAAcctaatttttcaataatttattaaagtattataatgaattattctaatagtatttttaaaatactttaagaaTAATACATCGCTATcgttaaagtttttaaaatagtaaatgaattttattttatttaatattttttaaaattgttggcAAATGTCATATTTCTTGTGCTGTTGTGCATGCTTCAGAATCTTGCACTGTTGCAAGCTCATTGGAATTGTGCATCCCATTTGTCTGGCCAATTATACCCTTTGGTGTTTTTAATACCTTTTGCTTCTTGTGATAATCAAACTCTACTATCACAGATGACATGACAACATATAAATATGCAAATATGCAatgaagttttatatttttaataaaacagaat
This window harbors:
- the LOC100818553 gene encoding ICL/PEPM domain-containing protein, whose product is MEKVKVLRRLLETPGVHQGPACFDALGAKLIESAGFPYCITSGFSIAASRLALPDTGFISYGEMLEQGQLITQAVSIPVIGDADNGYGNAMNLKRTVKGFIAAGFAGIILEDQIAPKACGHTRGRKVIPREEGVMKIRAAVDARRESGSDIVIVARTDARQAVSLEEALTRCKAYGDAGADVLFIDALASVQEMKALCQLSPHLPKLANMLEGGGKTPILSPQELEDVGYKLAIYPISLIGVCIRAMQDALTAIKGGAVPPPGSMPSFEEIKDIVGFNSYYKEEERYATSTNHQP
- the LOC100817482 gene encoding solute carrier family 35 member F1 encodes the protein MMFDFGRIWTPNTLIGLGLGQFLSLLITSTGFTSSQLAKKGINAPTSQSFLNYVFLSLVYGTILLYRRKALKAKWYYYIILGLVDVEANFLVVKAYQYTSLTSVMLLDCWSIPSVMLLTWLFLKTKYRFKKITGVVVCVAGLVLVVFSDVHSGDRAGGSNPRKGDLLVIAGATLYAISNVSEEFLVKNADRVELMAMLGLSGGIISAIQISILERNELKSIHWSAEAALPFVGFAVAMFMFYSLVPVLLKINGSTMLNLSLLTSDMWAVLIRIFAYHEKVDWMYFVSFGAVTIGLIIYSGGDIDEDQHPPNAAIVDLGPAVKQDEEANSGNHSKGTAAGSSKTWVA